A window of the Haloarcula litorea genome harbors these coding sequences:
- a CDS encoding DUF7262 family protein has protein sequence MSRAQLPLSLLEVALGAILVLGVSLGFALGTPAPPAADPQLSAYAEDTATLLTSEPPRHGETTRLREVVDSETAFRRERGALERRVTRILPANVLFHVETPHGSVGTGVPRATTVGTATVSTPAGPVSIEVWYA, from the coding sequence ATGAGTAGGGCGCAACTGCCGCTGTCGCTGCTTGAGGTCGCGCTGGGTGCCATCCTCGTACTGGGCGTGTCGCTGGGGTTCGCGCTCGGGACGCCCGCACCCCCGGCCGCCGACCCGCAGCTCTCCGCGTACGCCGAGGACACCGCGACGCTGCTGACGAGCGAACCGCCCCGGCACGGCGAAACGACGCGGCTCCGCGAGGTGGTCGACAGCGAGACCGCCTTCCGGCGGGAGCGGGGCGCTCTCGAACGCCGCGTGACCCGCATCCTCCCGGCGAACGTGTTGTTCCACGTCGAGACGCCCCACGGCTCGGTCGGGACCGGCGTCCCGCGGGCGACGACCGTCGGGACGGCGACGGTGTCGACCCCGGCCGGACCGGTCAGCATCGAGGTGTGGTACGCGTGA
- a CDS encoding DUF7263 family protein translates to MRTWGGNTGAEKTSSGRGQTTLPALGIALVLLTVVTALGVAMADTAIAGADRQPGERRTAAATAALLVDADGPLADRANVLNRTRVERFDDAALRRAVPAAREADVAVTVGGRRVAATGDASAGRTVRRLVLLTNATRETVVPDGRRVTLPRRVDGVTLRIDPSAGTTVWTVRAGDRVLLHNDSGLGGTFEVSLRRTRTTRLRFDTAGGFARGAVEVEYASPRTTKATLAVTVDE, encoded by the coding sequence GTGCGCACGTGGGGAGGGAACACCGGCGCGGAGAAAACGTCGTCGGGACGGGGGCAGACGACGCTGCCGGCGCTGGGGATCGCGCTCGTCCTGCTGACCGTCGTCACCGCGCTCGGCGTCGCGATGGCCGACACCGCCATCGCCGGGGCGGACCGTCAGCCGGGGGAACGACGGACCGCGGCGGCGACGGCGGCCCTCCTCGTCGACGCGGACGGGCCGCTCGCCGACCGGGCGAACGTGCTGAACCGGACGCGAGTGGAGCGGTTCGACGACGCGGCGCTCCGGCGGGCCGTGCCGGCGGCCAGGGAAGCCGACGTCGCCGTCACCGTCGGCGGGCGACGGGTCGCCGCCACCGGCGACGCGAGCGCCGGGCGGACGGTCCGTCGCCTCGTCCTGCTCACGAACGCGACCCGGGAGACCGTCGTCCCCGACGGGCGACGCGTCACGCTCCCCCGGCGGGTCGACGGCGTGACGCTCCGCATCGACCCGTCGGCCGGGACCACGGTGTGGACGGTGCGGGCCGGCGACCGCGTGCTGTTGCACAACGACAGCGGCCTCGGGGGGACCTTCGAGGTGTCGCTCCGCCGGACCCGGACCACGCGGCTCCGGTTCGACACGGCGGGCGGGTTCGCCCGCGGCGCGGTGGAAGTCGAGTACGCGTCCCCGCGGACGACCAAGGCCACGCTGGCGGTGACCGTCGATGAGTAG
- a CDS encoding DUF7266 family protein, whose translation MGSRGLSTVVEKVLSLGIVLLYLTLLTTALYGGVLPEYRGAVGAELGERTLTEATARVEQAVPPAGRSVRATSRVDLPATIEGAAYEIRADGDALVLVHPDPDVGGRARPVFPSRVRSLTGTWESGGRTVVAVTGNGSRVTVRLEETS comes from the coding sequence ATGGGTAGCCGCGGCCTCAGCACCGTCGTGGAGAAGGTGCTCTCGCTCGGGATCGTGTTGCTCTACCTGACGCTGCTGACGACGGCGCTGTACGGCGGCGTGCTCCCGGAGTATCGGGGTGCCGTCGGGGCGGAGCTGGGCGAGCGGACGCTGACCGAGGCGACCGCGCGGGTCGAGCAGGCAGTCCCGCCGGCGGGCCGGTCGGTCCGGGCGACCTCGCGGGTCGACCTCCCGGCGACCATCGAGGGCGCGGCCTACGAGATCCGCGCGGACGGGGACGCGCTCGTGCTGGTCCACCCCGACCCCGACGTCGGCGGGCGGGCGCGACCGGTGTTCCCGTCCCGGGTACGGTCGCTGACGGGAACCTGGGAGAGCGGCGGTCGGACCGTCGTCGCCGTGACCGGGAACGGGAGTCGCGTGACCGTCCGGCTGGAGGAGACGTCGTGA
- a CDS encoding DUF7289 family protein: protein MSDSRGPRTDSRAQSHVVGVVLLLGITAVALGGLTALVGSVVDAQTEAADGARVASALDDELRPTQQTGPGRVRLRFSEGRVETVQRDLRLLAPSGVVERVPVGALVYGSGSTRVAAVGGAVVRGRPGNAWLVRGPPVTVTRDEDALVVGAVALNESGVAVAGSGGVTVTVRTNVTHHHRRLPRRDYRVALETATPGPVARHFDRVGADTRTVDLDGDGVPSVVASVEGRQRVELVVHAVGAEVADG, encoded by the coding sequence GTGAGCGATTCGAGGGGACCGAGGACCGACAGCCGCGCGCAGTCCCACGTCGTCGGCGTCGTCCTCCTGCTGGGTATCACCGCCGTCGCCCTCGGCGGACTGACTGCCCTCGTGGGCAGTGTCGTCGACGCGCAGACCGAGGCCGCCGACGGAGCGCGGGTCGCCAGCGCGCTCGACGACGAACTCCGCCCTACCCAGCAGACCGGACCGGGACGTGTCCGCCTGCGGTTCAGCGAGGGGCGCGTCGAGACGGTCCAGCGGGACCTCAGGCTCCTCGCGCCGAGCGGCGTGGTCGAGCGCGTCCCGGTCGGCGCGCTCGTCTACGGGTCCGGGTCGACCAGAGTCGCCGCCGTCGGCGGTGCCGTCGTCCGCGGTCGGCCGGGGAACGCGTGGCTGGTCCGCGGCCCGCCGGTCACGGTGACCCGCGACGAGGATGCACTCGTCGTCGGTGCGGTCGCCCTCAACGAGAGCGGCGTCGCGGTCGCCGGGAGCGGGGGCGTGACCGTCACCGTGCGGACGAACGTGACACACCACCACCGCCGGCTCCCGCGACGGGACTACCGGGTGGCGCTGGAGACCGCGACGCCGGGGCCGGTCGCGCGCCACTTCGATCGGGTGGGTGCCGACACCCGGACGGTGGACCTCGACGGGGACGGCGTCCCGAGCGTCGTCGCGTCCGTCGAGGGCCGACAGCGGGTCGAACTGGTCGTCCACGCCGTCGGCGCGGAGGTGGCGGATGGGTAG
- a CDS encoding type II secretion system F family protein — protein MTTDGRLGLLDRGLYALFAHHADDDRHATTRERYRAAHPAVGFGTYLARVYGLAWVAFLAGGALAGTLALSLPAGTVEGIASVVGQSLPVVNRLSLPALPRPVVAALAATVVGLACRTTAFALGSQYLAWAASARRADIAATLPGAVRYLRVLASGTHDRRAMLSAVAEQDAYGETAVAMRRALNRGTLTGSLDAGLERVASETPSRDLLAPFLLKFREHANQSAEALEGYLEMEGRLLSHEQSRRHERATGYLELLAELFVVLLVVPALIVLIVTVMGVLAPELSRPVATPLGPVSVRAGIVYGSAAFVVAAGLLAAFVVATLRPHNTTAPEYERPTGVLATLRTAPTNPASALACLLPLGGGFAVGCWLLGYRPVNVLLLSYAAVGLPVGAVAVGRARRDDAKDRELQDFVHAVAGHVALGRPFPEAVRRVADDVRLGALAADVDALAFTLSLGDSPTDEAADRRAAALDQFVDGVGTPMARQTIGLVVGALDAGSDAEDVFETLQTEVGKLYHRRKALRSALLVYVAVGWTTALLVAGITVTVNVYVLAEFAQLSTVAGSQATAFDPSVVDPERARYRFYVVTQATMLACGWFAGTASRGVYEALLHSSGLVLVGYVVYAGVGLL, from the coding sequence ATGACGACTGACGGCCGGCTCGGCCTGCTGGACCGCGGGCTGTACGCGCTGTTCGCCCACCACGCCGACGACGACCGGCACGCGACCACCCGGGAGCGGTACCGGGCGGCCCACCCGGCGGTCGGCTTCGGTACCTACCTCGCGCGGGTGTACGGACTGGCGTGGGTCGCGTTCCTGGCCGGCGGCGCGCTCGCGGGGACGCTGGCGCTCTCGCTGCCGGCGGGGACTGTCGAGGGAATCGCGTCCGTCGTCGGGCAGAGCCTCCCGGTGGTGAACCGCCTGTCGCTCCCGGCGCTGCCCCGGCCCGTCGTGGCGGCACTGGCCGCCACCGTGGTGGGGCTCGCGTGCCGGACGACCGCGTTCGCGCTCGGGAGCCAGTACCTCGCGTGGGCCGCGTCCGCCCGCCGGGCAGACATCGCCGCGACCCTGCCCGGGGCGGTGCGGTACCTCCGGGTGCTGGCCTCGGGCACCCACGACCGGCGGGCGATGCTGTCGGCGGTGGCCGAGCAGGACGCCTACGGCGAGACGGCGGTTGCGATGCGGCGCGCGCTCAACCGGGGCACGCTCACCGGGAGCCTCGACGCCGGCCTGGAGCGAGTCGCCAGCGAGACCCCCTCGCGGGACCTGCTGGCCCCGTTCCTGTTGAAGTTCCGCGAACACGCCAACCAGAGCGCCGAGGCCCTGGAGGGGTACCTGGAGATGGAGGGGCGGCTGCTCTCACACGAGCAGAGCCGCCGCCACGAGCGGGCGACCGGTTACCTCGAACTGCTGGCGGAACTGTTCGTCGTCCTGCTCGTGGTGCCGGCACTGATCGTCCTCATCGTGACCGTGATGGGCGTCCTCGCGCCGGAACTCTCTCGCCCGGTCGCCACGCCGCTGGGACCGGTGTCGGTCAGGGCCGGGATCGTCTACGGGAGCGCCGCGTTCGTCGTCGCGGCCGGCCTGCTCGCCGCGTTCGTCGTCGCGACGCTGCGCCCCCACAACACGACCGCGCCGGAGTACGAGCGTCCGACGGGCGTGCTCGCGACGCTGCGGACCGCTCCGACGAACCCCGCCAGCGCGCTGGCCTGTCTGCTGCCGCTCGGGGGAGGGTTCGCCGTCGGCTGCTGGCTGCTCGGCTATCGGCCGGTGAACGTCCTGCTGCTGTCGTACGCCGCCGTCGGGCTCCCGGTCGGCGCGGTCGCGGTCGGACGGGCGCGCCGCGACGACGCGAAAGACCGGGAGCTCCAGGACTTCGTCCACGCCGTCGCCGGCCACGTCGCGCTGGGCCGGCCGTTCCCCGAGGCCGTCCGGCGCGTGGCAGACGACGTGCGACTCGGTGCGCTGGCGGCGGACGTGGACGCGCTCGCGTTCACCCTCTCGCTGGGCGACAGCCCGACCGACGAGGCGGCCGACCGCCGGGCGGCCGCGCTGGACCAGTTCGTCGACGGCGTCGGGACGCCGATGGCGCGACAGACCATCGGGTTGGTCGTCGGCGCGCTGGACGCCGGCAGTGACGCCGAGGACGTCTTCGAGACGCTACAGACGGAGGTGGGGAAACTCTACCACCGACGGAAGGCGCTCCGGTCTGCACTGCTGGTGTACGTCGCCGTCGGGTGGACGACGGCGCTGCTGGTGGCCGGCATCACCGTCACGGTCAACGTCTACGTGCTCGCGGAGTTCGCACAGCTCTCGACCGTCGCGGGGAGCCAGGCGACGGCGTTCGACCCCTCGGTCGTCGACCCCGAACGGGCGCGGTACCGCTTCTACGTCGTCACGCAGGCGACGATGCTGGCCTGCGGGTGGTTCGCCGGCACCGCGAGCCGGGGCGTCTACGAGGCGCTGTTGCACTCCAGCGGGCTGGTGTTGGTCGGCTACGTCGTCTACGCGGGGGTGGGCCTGCTGTGA
- a CDS encoding type II/IV secretion system ATPase subunit, whose amino-acid sequence MNHSGGVRDVPAPVPPDDGAAWYAPDVREQDEIHPGVVVTVRRADGFRYEVREPPLDARERERLATVEAYFDGANIERPRTREGAVERMERGFDPKHRRVIDRLVDCSPASRRRVAYHALCSLACLGDLTPYALDDRIDVADVTDDGLVVHTDRYAPAETELGDDPAYIDRFASERVGRHTVTFHEFEVPVVVYREHLLGSDPFTTKYAVREPDLLPGDEALIDACKERVWETSVDGLVEDRVTFVRERARSLLSRQLTVRNTTEWVKATRYRLRSALAELDLAVPPVDHRFADDRLDDLLYYVLRDLVGHGKLTVPIRDPTLEDIEANRVGERVKVLPRADLGHDGRVPTNLSFATESEFVNVVTQLAADDGTELNASNPSAKVNVDPAGADLYDAEETIRCAVALPTISEDGPHISIRKQSADAMTPVDLVESDSLPTELVALLWLFYEAHGVVLFSGPTGAGKTTLLNAHMPFIPYRDRPISIDEGSREVRIPHETGVSLTTREHERDHRRVTMADLMTQCNYLNPDVEVIAEINTPASFETFAETLNTGHGVLGTTHAADVETLVNRVIEKGVPTYLLPEVDLVVFPRHVDGERYVGEVVEFVDEPVPGGRGGTIEKDGETIHYNVVCRRRPDGEFAFAYDHPQLGDDARRVETGVFDRLATLRDEPVEDVEAAFHRRHRYVRYLVREGLTDFEDLFGVLADLRTNEAATVERLRRRAGETGPLHVEVGSDDD is encoded by the coding sequence ATGAACCACAGCGGAGGAGTGCGGGACGTGCCGGCTCCGGTGCCGCCGGACGACGGGGCGGCGTGGTACGCGCCGGACGTGCGCGAACAGGACGAGATCCACCCCGGCGTCGTCGTCACCGTCCGCCGCGCCGACGGGTTCCGGTACGAGGTCCGCGAGCCACCGCTCGACGCCCGCGAGCGCGAGCGGCTGGCGACCGTCGAGGCGTACTTCGACGGGGCGAACATCGAGCGACCGCGCACGCGTGAGGGTGCCGTCGAGCGGATGGAACGTGGGTTCGACCCGAAACACCGGCGAGTGATCGACCGGCTGGTCGACTGCTCGCCGGCGTCCCGTCGGCGGGTGGCCTACCACGCGCTGTGTTCGCTCGCGTGTCTGGGCGACCTGACGCCGTACGCGCTCGACGACCGCATCGACGTGGCCGACGTGACCGACGACGGGCTGGTGGTCCACACCGACCGGTACGCCCCCGCGGAGACCGAGCTGGGGGACGATCCGGCGTACATCGACCGCTTCGCCAGCGAGCGGGTCGGTCGCCACACCGTCACCTTCCACGAGTTCGAGGTGCCGGTCGTCGTCTACCGCGAGCACCTGCTGGGCTCGGACCCGTTCACGACGAAGTACGCCGTCCGGGAACCGGATCTGCTACCCGGCGACGAGGCGCTCATCGACGCCTGCAAGGAGCGGGTCTGGGAGACCAGCGTCGACGGCCTGGTCGAGGACCGCGTGACGTTCGTCCGCGAGCGCGCCCGGTCGCTGCTGTCCCGGCAGCTGACCGTCCGCAACACGACGGAGTGGGTGAAGGCCACGCGGTATCGGCTCCGGTCCGCGCTCGCAGAGCTGGACCTCGCCGTGCCGCCGGTCGACCACCGCTTCGCCGACGACCGGCTGGACGACCTGCTGTACTACGTCCTGCGTGACCTCGTGGGCCACGGGAAGCTCACCGTCCCGATCCGGGACCCCACGCTGGAGGACATCGAGGCCAACCGCGTCGGCGAGCGCGTGAAGGTCCTCCCGCGGGCGGACCTGGGCCACGACGGTCGGGTGCCGACGAACCTCTCTTTCGCCACGGAGAGCGAGTTCGTCAACGTCGTCACCCAGCTCGCGGCCGACGACGGCACCGAGCTCAACGCCTCCAACCCGAGCGCGAAGGTCAACGTCGATCCCGCCGGCGCGGACCTCTACGACGCCGAGGAGACCATCCGCTGTGCGGTCGCGCTCCCGACCATCAGCGAGGACGGCCCCCACATCTCCATCCGCAAGCAGTCCGCCGACGCGATGACGCCGGTCGACCTCGTCGAGTCGGACTCGCTCCCGACGGAACTGGTCGCCCTGCTGTGGCTGTTCTACGAGGCCCACGGCGTCGTCCTGTTCTCGGGGCCGACCGGGGCCGGCAAGACGACGCTGCTGAACGCCCACATGCCCTTCATCCCCTACCGGGACCGCCCCATCAGCATCGACGAGGGGTCACGCGAGGTCCGCATCCCACACGAGACCGGCGTCTCGCTGACGACCCGGGAACACGAGCGCGACCACCGGCGGGTGACGATGGCCGACCTGATGACACAGTGCAACTACCTGAACCCCGACGTCGAGGTCATCGCGGAGATCAACACGCCGGCCTCCTTCGAGACCTTCGCGGAGACGCTCAACACAGGCCACGGAGTGTTGGGGACCACCCACGCCGCCGACGTCGAGACGCTCGTCAACCGCGTCATCGAGAAGGGCGTCCCGACCTACCTGCTGCCGGAGGTCGATCTCGTGGTGTTCCCGCGCCACGTCGACGGCGAGCGCTACGTCGGCGAGGTCGTCGAGTTCGTCGACGAGCCGGTCCCCGGCGGGCGGGGCGGGACCATCGAGAAGGACGGCGAGACGATCCACTACAACGTCGTCTGCCGGCGGCGACCGGACGGGGAGTTCGCGTTCGCCTACGACCACCCGCAACTGGGCGACGACGCGCGGCGCGTCGAGACCGGCGTCTTCGACCGGCTGGCGACGCTCCGGGACGAGCCCGTCGAGGACGTGGAGGCCGCGTTCCACCGTCGGCACCGCTACGTCAGGTACCTCGTCCGCGAGGGCCTGACCGACTTCGAGGACCTGTTCGGCGTGCTGGCGGACCTCCGGACCAACGAGGCCGCGACCGTCGAGCGGCTGCGACGACGGGCCGGGGAGACCGGTCCGCTCCACGTCGAGGTGGGGAGCGATGACGACTGA
- a CDS encoding aldehyde dehydrogenase family protein, which translates to MSAPETRDSVRDRHSKAHSDALDGVEIEPWIGGESVSAEESTPTVDPVVGEPITTVSVCDSAMVDRAVETAWEAFERTWAETTPTDRAQRLADWVETLEAHRDELSLLECLDTGKPRAEAQAEVDGAISTLEYYASVARTQSGQQIPAGNDLHMYTRMEPFGVVGQVTPWNFPSWAAAWKLGPALAAGNCSVLKPSAHAPLTTVRMAQLATEIFPDGVINVVTGTGRKTGAALTEHDDVRKLSFTGSGEVGSEVMRAAAERIAPVTLELGGKSPLIVFPDADIDTAVAAAANGVYYSTGEICDALSRVIVHEDVHDEFVDRLVSRAESYTLGDPLVEGTTLGPLTNAQQLETVTEYVEIGRNQGATLATGGGVPDEGALADGYFVEPAVFTDVENEMRIAQEEIFGPVQTVQAFESYDEAIALANATDYGLAGGIVTESTDRVHAAVRDIDAGIIYVNAYGPIRPEGPYGGFKQSGIGRDLGEAAVDHYQQTKTVYVNIDEPEL; encoded by the coding sequence ATGAGCGCACCCGAAACCCGAGACTCGGTCCGGGACCGCCACTCCAAAGCACACAGCGACGCGCTCGACGGCGTCGAGATCGAGCCCTGGATCGGCGGCGAATCGGTCTCCGCCGAGGAGTCGACGCCGACCGTCGATCCTGTCGTCGGCGAGCCGATCACGACGGTGTCCGTCTGTGACAGTGCGATGGTGGACCGGGCCGTCGAGACCGCGTGGGAGGCGTTCGAACGGACGTGGGCCGAGACGACGCCGACGGATCGGGCACAGCGACTGGCAGACTGGGTCGAGACGCTGGAGGCCCACCGCGACGAGCTCTCGCTGTTGGAGTGTCTGGACACCGGAAAGCCCCGGGCGGAGGCCCAAGCGGAAGTCGACGGGGCGATCAGTACGCTGGAGTACTACGCGTCGGTCGCACGGACACAGAGCGGACAGCAGATCCCCGCCGGGAACGACCTGCACATGTACACCCGGATGGAGCCGTTCGGCGTCGTCGGGCAGGTCACGCCCTGGAACTTCCCCTCCTGGGCCGCGGCGTGGAAGCTCGGACCGGCACTGGCGGCCGGTAACTGCTCGGTGCTGAAGCCGTCGGCACACGCTCCACTCACGACGGTCAGGATGGCGCAGTTGGCGACCGAGATCTTCCCCGACGGGGTGATAAACGTCGTCACCGGGACGGGTCGAAAGACGGGGGCAGCACTGACAGAGCACGACGACGTCAGGAAGCTCTCGTTCACCGGCAGTGGGGAGGTCGGAAGCGAAGTGATGCGGGCGGCGGCGGAACGGATCGCGCCCGTCACGCTCGAACTGGGCGGGAAGTCCCCCCTCATCGTGTTCCCGGACGCGGACATCGACACCGCCGTGGCCGCCGCGGCCAACGGTGTCTACTACAGCACGGGCGAGATCTGCGATGCGCTGTCTCGGGTGATCGTCCACGAGGACGTCCACGACGAGTTCGTCGATCGGCTCGTCTCCCGTGCGGAGTCGTACACGCTCGGCGACCCGCTGGTCGAGGGGACGACACTCGGTCCGCTGACGAACGCCCAGCAGCTCGAGACCGTCACCGAGTACGTGGAGATCGGACGGAACCAAGGGGCGACGCTGGCCACTGGCGGCGGTGTTCCCGACGAGGGCGCGCTGGCCGACGGGTACTTCGTCGAACCCGCCGTGTTCACCGACGTCGAGAACGAGATGCGGATCGCGCAGGAGGAGATCTTCGGACCGGTCCAGACGGTGCAGGCGTTCGAGTCCTACGACGAGGCGATCGCGCTCGCGAACGCGACCGACTACGGCCTCGCGGGCGGGATCGTGACGGAGTCGACAGACCGGGTTCACGCCGCCGTCCGGGACATCGACGCGGGGATCATCTACGTGAACGCGTACGGTCCGATCAGGCCGGAGGGACCGTACGGCGGGTTCAAACAGTCGGGTATCGGCCGTGACCTCGGCGAGGCCGCGGTGGATCACTACCAGCAGACGAAGACAGTGTACGTGAACATCGACGAACCGGAGCTGTAG
- a CDS encoding zinc-dependent alcohol dehydrogenase family protein, with the protein MRAAVLEEYEEPLAIEDVDRPEPDADGVVASVDACGVCRSDWHGWVGNWEWFDYRPPKGHILGHEPSGTVIEVGDDVETVTEGDRVAIPFNFACGHCHECRVGYENLCENHLGLGFQKGAPGAFAEEVPIPNADINAVKLPDSVDPVEVAGMGCRFMTSYRGMAHQADVSRGEYVVVQGLGGIGLSAVHIADALGGNVIGVDLMDEKLEMAEELGAIETVNASEVDDPVAEVRDITNGGAHVSLDALGIEETCQNAIESLRTRGRHVQIGLTTKEQRGYNPLPTDTIVMNEIQVNGSSGLPPSKYGEMFRMVENGKLDPGAVITDRIDLEGVNDELAAMTDYETVGIPVVNEFA; encoded by the coding sequence ATGAGAGCAGCAGTGCTCGAGGAGTACGAGGAGCCGCTGGCGATCGAAGACGTGGACCGTCCCGAGCCGGACGCCGACGGGGTCGTCGCCAGCGTCGACGCGTGCGGCGTCTGTCGGAGCGACTGGCACGGCTGGGTCGGCAACTGGGAGTGGTTCGACTACAGGCCACCCAAGGGTCACATTCTCGGACACGAACCGTCCGGGACCGTCATCGAGGTCGGCGACGACGTCGAGACCGTCACGGAGGGCGACCGGGTGGCGATCCCGTTCAACTTCGCCTGCGGACACTGTCACGAGTGCCGCGTCGGCTACGAGAACCTGTGTGAGAACCACCTCGGGTTGGGCTTCCAGAAGGGCGCGCCGGGAGCCTTCGCGGAGGAGGTCCCCATTCCGAACGCCGACATCAACGCCGTGAAGCTCCCGGACAGCGTCGATCCCGTCGAAGTCGCCGGGATGGGGTGCCGCTTCATGACATCGTATCGGGGGATGGCCCACCAGGCGGACGTGAGTCGAGGCGAGTACGTCGTCGTCCAGGGACTCGGCGGCATCGGACTCTCGGCGGTCCACATCGCCGACGCACTGGGTGGCAACGTCATCGGCGTCGACCTGATGGACGAGAAGCTGGAGATGGCAGAGGAGCTGGGAGCCATCGAGACCGTCAACGCGTCCGAGGTCGACGATCCGGTCGCGGAAGTCCGGGACATCACGAACGGCGGGGCACACGTCTCGCTGGACGCGCTCGGGATCGAGGAGACCTGTCAGAACGCGATCGAGTCGCTTCGGACCCGGGGCCGTCACGTCCAGATCGGGCTGACGACGAAAGAGCAGCGGGGATACAACCCCCTCCCGACCGACACGATCGTCATGAACGAGATCCAGGTCAACGGGTCGAGCGGGCTGCCGCCGTCGAAGTACGGGGAGATGTTCCGGATGGTCGAGAACGGGAAGCTCGATCCCGGGGCGGTCATCACGGACCGGATCGATCTCGAAGGGGTCAACGACGAACTGGCGGCGATGACCGACTACGAGACCGTCGGCATCCCCGTTGTGAACGAGTTCGCCTGA
- a CDS encoding IclR family transcriptional regulator, translating into MTRSETDHTIETTQQSLDVLELAADRDGVTLRDVSTEFDVAKSTAYKHLTTLRERGLLTKQGETYHVGLALLNLGEHARSRWPGHPHIKSAIATLAEQTQEECDFVAPDRGRIITIAESYHKWAKYDDTASSGPSKEYRARIGSYYRMHATASGLAILATYPRSRVEEIIDRWGLPARTEYTITSRDALYDELAEIRERGYAVDSRGYAEGMRSIGKTVRRPDGSVIGALSVSGPIYRMDGAVLEEEIPRTLTEVAADLEAKLE; encoded by the coding sequence ATGACCCGATCAGAAACCGATCACACTATCGAGACGACACAACAGTCGCTCGACGTCCTCGAACTCGCCGCCGATCGCGACGGAGTGACGTTGCGGGACGTGAGCACCGAGTTCGACGTCGCGAAGAGTACCGCGTACAAGCACCTGACGACGCTGCGGGAGCGTGGGCTACTGACGAAACAGGGGGAGACGTACCACGTCGGGCTGGCGCTGTTGAACCTCGGGGAACACGCGCGGAGCCGCTGGCCCGGCCACCCACACATCAAGAGTGCGATCGCGACGCTGGCCGAGCAGACACAGGAGGAGTGCGACTTCGTGGCCCCGGATCGGGGCCGAATCATCACCATCGCGGAGTCCTACCACAAGTGGGCGAAGTACGACGACACCGCTTCGAGCGGTCCCTCGAAGGAGTACCGGGCCCGGATCGGTTCGTACTACCGGATGCACGCGACCGCGTCCGGCCTGGCGATCCTGGCGACGTACCCGCGGTCCCGTGTCGAAGAGATCATCGATCGCTGGGGGCTTCCGGCCCGGACCGAGTACACGATCACGAGCCGCGACGCGCTCTACGACGAACTCGCCGAGATCCGGGAGCGAGGCTACGCGGTCGATTCGCGGGGGTACGCGGAGGGGATGCGCAGCATCGGGAAGACGGTCCGGAGACCGGACGGCAGCGTGATCGGGGCACTCAGCGTGTCCGGCCCGATCTATCGGATGGACGGTGCGGTCCTGGAGGAGGAGATCCCGCGCACGCTCACGGAGGTCGCCGCGGACCTGGAGGCCAAACTCGAGTGA